A stretch of Myroides oncorhynchi DNA encodes these proteins:
- a CDS encoding YtxH domain-containing protein, with translation MSKNLGNTAIAVLAGVVVGAGLGILFAPDEGKKTRKKIKKSFNDSKDDLSDKIDELKKQVRNTVSKKKHDFETGFNEFLANSEDKKDDVIANLEKKLAELKAKADTIADSVKK, from the coding sequence ATGTCAAAGAATTTAGGAAATACAGCTATCGCAGTATTAGCGGGAGTAGTAGTAGGAGCAGGATTAGGAATTTTATTTGCTCCTGATGAAGGAAAAAAAACACGTAAAAAAATAAAAAAATCCTTTAATGATTCGAAAGATGATTTAAGTGATAAGATTGACGAATTAAAAAAACAAGTTCGCAACACTGTTTCTAAAAAGAAGCATGACTTCGAAACTGGATTCAATGAATTTCTAGCAAATTCAGAAGATAAAAAAGACGATGTTATTGCTAACTTAGAAAAAAAATTAGCCGAATTAAAAGCTAAAGCTGATACAATAGCAGATAGCGTTAAAAAATAA
- a CDS encoding phytoene desaturase family protein: MEKKYDVVIIGSGLGGLASAVILAKEGKKVCVLEKNTQYGGNLQTFSRDKSVFDTGVHYIGGLREGENLYKYFSYLGIMDKLKLHRLDKDGYDMISFEGENIEYPHAQGYENFVQQLLVHFPNEEKALRIYCDKINEICHQFPMYNLEDGKGYDENVVCIKLVDFLNEITTNEKLKAVLIGSNFLYVADKEKTPLYVHALTVNSYIQSAWRCVNGGSQISRALIKILKSYGGEIYKHKEVVGFTFDDQRLSSCTTADGMQYHADQFVSNINLKHTIRMVGADRFSKPFVKRIMSLEEVPSVFSLYIVFKKDSYPYQNSNIYHYNSIEDVWDTHHKVADRWPNLLVASMNCTAPNQKWADSMTVMTYMDIEEVKQWQDTFNVSTIKELDSRGESYESFKKEKEQLLLAKLEAKYPGIREAILSVHSSTPLSYRDFIGSEGGNMYGFVKDANSPMKTFISPRSKIGNLFFSGQNVRMHGVMGVTIGAFVTCLEMVDKETLMHKLNKFRTNEALV, from the coding sequence ATGGAGAAGAAGTATGATGTAGTGATAATAGGAAGTGGTCTTGGGGGATTAGCTTCTGCTGTGATCTTAGCGAAAGAAGGGAAGAAGGTTTGTGTACTAGAGAAAAATACGCAGTATGGAGGTAATCTACAGACGTTCTCTCGAGACAAATCAGTGTTCGATACAGGAGTGCATTATATCGGTGGTTTAAGGGAAGGAGAGAACTTATACAAGTACTTCTCTTATCTTGGTATCATGGATAAGCTAAAACTTCACAGATTAGATAAGGATGGGTATGATATGATTTCTTTTGAAGGAGAGAATATTGAGTATCCCCATGCACAAGGCTATGAAAACTTCGTACAACAATTACTTGTTCACTTTCCGAATGAGGAGAAAGCACTGCGTATCTACTGTGATAAGATCAATGAGATATGTCATCAATTTCCAATGTATAACCTGGAAGATGGCAAGGGGTATGACGAGAATGTAGTGTGTATAAAACTTGTAGATTTCTTAAATGAGATAACTACTAATGAGAAACTAAAGGCTGTGCTTATAGGTTCTAACTTTTTGTACGTAGCTGATAAGGAAAAGACACCCCTGTATGTACACGCACTAACAGTAAACTCTTATATACAGAGTGCTTGGCGATGTGTCAATGGCGGTAGCCAAATTAGCAGGGCTTTAATCAAGATACTTAAGAGCTATGGAGGCGAAATCTATAAGCATAAAGAAGTAGTTGGATTTACTTTTGATGACCAACGTTTAAGTTCATGTACAACGGCTGATGGAATGCAATATCACGCAGACCAATTTGTCTCTAATATCAATCTTAAACATACGATACGCATGGTAGGAGCAGATAGATTCTCTAAGCCATTCGTTAAGCGTATCATGAGTTTAGAAGAGGTGCCATCGGTATTCTCTCTTTACATTGTATTTAAAAAAGATAGTTATCCATATCAGAATAGCAATATATACCACTATAACAGTATAGAAGATGTATGGGATACACATCATAAAGTTGCGGATAGATGGCCTAACTTATTAGTGGCGTCTATGAACTGTACTGCGCCAAATCAGAAGTGGGCAGATAGTATGACTGTGATGACGTATATGGATATAGAGGAAGTCAAGCAATGGCAAGATACGTTTAATGTATCAACGATAAAGGAACTTGACAGTCGAGGCGAAAGTTATGAGTCGTTTAAGAAAGAAAAAGAACAACTCTTATTAGCGAAGTTAGAGGCTAAATATCCTGGTATTCGTGAAGCGATATTAAGCGTACACTCTTCTACTCCCCTATCTTATCGCGACTTTATAGGATCAGAAGGCGGTAATATGTATGGCTTCGTCAAGGATGCGAATAGCCCTATGAAGACATTTATCTCTCCTCGTTCTAAGATTGGTAACCTATTCTTCTCGGGACAGAATGTGCGTATGCATGGTGTGATGGGAGTGACTATCGGAGCATTTGTGACTTGTCTCGAGATGGTAGATAAAGAGACTTTAATGCACAAACTAAATAAGTTTAGAACGAATGAGGCATTGGTATAA
- the folB gene encoding dihydroneopterin aldolase: MGIIKLNNIRTFSFHGCMDEEAKIGSDYRVDLIAKGDFTMAAATDDLHYSIDYVTLNTIVKEEMAIRSKLLEHVAQRIIDRILLEITMVEDITVLVSKINPPVGGDVEYVTVEMQGVR; the protein is encoded by the coding sequence ATGGGAATAATTAAATTAAATAATATCAGAACTTTTTCTTTTCATGGATGTATGGATGAAGAGGCAAAAATAGGTTCTGACTACCGCGTAGACTTAATAGCTAAAGGAGATTTTACTATGGCAGCAGCTACAGATGATCTTCACTACTCTATAGATTATGTTACTTTAAACACTATCGTAAAGGAGGAAATGGCTATCAGATCTAAATTGTTAGAACATGTAGCACAACGAATTATTGATAGAATACTACTTGAAATAACAATGGTAGAGGATATAACGGTACTAGTTTCTAAAATCAATCCTCCTGTGGGTGGTGACGTAGAATATGTAACTGTTGAAATGCAAGGAGTTAGATAA
- a CDS encoding C45 family autoproteolytic acyltransferase/hydolase encodes MRHWYNYFLILALSAVVASCGVKRGLRDVPVLSAYDTIVPHVVKVNDSVYTTNKGFLSKNKQQLWELYVSGDAYQIGLNTGALTESLYQKQETIFFSKVEELVPPGFKQKLLIKALKYYNRDLYKYIPNEYKAEIYGLSKYATTRFDFLGEAYQRNLYLHGAHDIGHAFQDLALVGCTSLAVWGENSADGGLLIGRNFDFYVGDDFAENKIIAFIKPEQGNAFMSVTWGGMTGVVSGMNEKGLTVTLNAGKSSIPLKAKTPISVVAREILQYADNIEQAIAIAKTKKVFVSESIMVGSAEDKRAVLIEIAPKNFGVYAVANSSALICSNHFQSEAFKEDKRNLKQIEESHSQYRWDKVNEYVTNDEVLTPQKMVDILRDTKGLEGKEIGYGNEKALNQLLAHHGIVFQPEKRLVWVSSNPYQLGEFVAYDLTKIFKDKSENYHLGIDSLTIVKDSFITSKAFKDYERFRVEDHIFQKKIKQKETVLEEYITTYQDLNPAYWLVYYRAGQYYMQHKEYALAREQFNIALTKEVTTLPAEKQIKKYLNKIRNK; translated from the coding sequence ATGAGGCATTGGTATAACTATTTTTTGATTTTAGCGCTGAGCGCTGTCGTAGCGAGTTGTGGTGTGAAGAGAGGGCTAAGAGATGTCCCTGTCTTATCCGCTTATGACACGATAGTACCTCATGTGGTTAAAGTCAATGATAGTGTGTATACCACTAATAAGGGGTTTTTAAGTAAGAATAAGCAACAGTTGTGGGAATTATATGTTAGTGGTGATGCTTATCAGATAGGGTTGAATACAGGCGCTCTAACAGAGTCGTTATATCAAAAACAAGAAACAATCTTCTTCTCGAAAGTAGAAGAGTTAGTTCCTCCTGGATTTAAACAAAAACTGCTTATCAAGGCATTAAAATATTACAATAGGGATTTGTATAAGTATATCCCTAATGAATATAAAGCGGAAATTTACGGACTGAGTAAATATGCTACTACTCGATTTGATTTCTTAGGAGAGGCTTATCAACGCAATCTTTACTTACACGGTGCACATGATATAGGCCATGCTTTTCAAGACTTGGCATTAGTCGGTTGTACATCGCTAGCGGTATGGGGAGAGAACTCAGCAGATGGCGGATTGCTTATAGGGCGAAACTTTGACTTTTATGTGGGAGATGATTTTGCTGAGAATAAGATAATCGCATTTATAAAGCCAGAGCAGGGTAATGCGTTTATGTCTGTGACTTGGGGAGGGATGACAGGTGTTGTATCTGGAATGAATGAGAAGGGACTGACAGTAACACTCAATGCGGGTAAGTCGTCTATACCTCTAAAAGCAAAAACACCTATCTCTGTAGTAGCGCGTGAGATACTACAGTATGCAGATAATATAGAACAAGCTATCGCTATAGCCAAGACGAAAAAGGTATTCGTATCGGAGTCGATTATGGTGGGTAGTGCAGAGGATAAGAGGGCAGTATTAATCGAGATCGCACCTAAGAATTTCGGTGTATATGCGGTCGCGAATAGCAGTGCACTTATCTGCTCTAATCACTTTCAAAGTGAAGCTTTTAAAGAAGATAAACGCAATCTAAAGCAAATAGAAGAGAGTCATTCTCAGTATCGATGGGATAAGGTGAATGAGTATGTGACAAATGATGAGGTACTCACTCCACAGAAGATGGTGGATATTCTTAGAGATACCAAAGGATTAGAGGGTAAAGAAATAGGCTATGGTAATGAGAAGGCGTTAAATCAACTCCTTGCACACCATGGTATTGTATTTCAACCTGAGAAACGATTAGTCTGGGTATCGTCTAATCCCTATCAACTGGGGGAATTTGTAGCGTATGATTTGACTAAAATATTTAAGGACAAGAGTGAGAACTATCACTTAGGAATAGATAGTTTGACTATAGTTAAAGATTCGTTTATTACTAGTAAAGCGTTTAAAGATTACGAGCGTTTTAGAGTAGAAGATCACATCTTTCAAAAGAAGATAAAGCAGAAGGAAACAGTGTTAGAGGAGTATATTACTACTTATCAGGATTTAAATCCAGCGTATTGGTTAGTGTATTATAGAGCAGGACAGTATTATATGCAACACAAGGAATATGCTTTAGCTCGTGAGCAGTTTAATATTGCATTGACTAAAGAGGTAACAACATTACCAGCAGAAAAACAGATAAAGAAGTATTTAAACAAAATAAGAAATAAGTAA
- a CDS encoding SPFH domain-containing protein, producing MTPMYFIVGAIVILLLLGFFTVKQQSAVIIERFGRFNSIRHSGLQIKIPFVDRKAGVVNLRIQQLDVLIETKTKDNVFVKLKVSIQFKVIQDRVEDAFYKLEYPHDQITSYVFDVVRAEVPKLILDDVFERKDNIAVAVKRELNEAMTTYGYDIINTLITDIDPDIQVKNAMNRINAADREKVAAEYEAEASRIRIVAKAKAEAESKRLQGQGIADQRREIAQGLVESVDVLNKVGINSQEASALIVVTQHYDTLQSVGADSRSNLILLPNAPSAASDMLTNMIASFAASSKMKEMSIDNGNSNRYDGSSTRNDNSSHGGYEQALEDE from the coding sequence ATGACACCAATGTACTTTATAGTTGGAGCGATAGTAATACTATTGCTTTTAGGTTTTTTTACAGTAAAACAGCAGTCAGCTGTTATCATCGAACGATTCGGAAGATTTAATAGTATTAGACATTCAGGATTACAAATTAAGATACCTTTCGTGGATAGAAAGGCAGGGGTAGTTAACCTACGCATCCAACAATTAGATGTTTTAATTGAGACTAAGACTAAGGATAACGTATTCGTTAAATTGAAAGTTTCTATTCAGTTTAAGGTTATTCAAGATCGCGTTGAAGATGCGTTCTATAAATTAGAGTATCCACACGATCAGATTACATCTTATGTTTTCGATGTTGTACGTGCAGAGGTACCTAAGCTGATATTAGATGATGTATTCGAGAGAAAAGATAACATAGCAGTAGCAGTAAAGCGTGAATTAAATGAGGCAATGACTACTTATGGGTATGATATAATTAATACACTAATTACAGATATTGATCCAGATATTCAAGTTAAGAACGCGATGAACCGTATTAATGCTGCGGATAGAGAGAAAGTGGCAGCTGAATATGAAGCTGAAGCTAGTAGAATACGTATCGTAGCAAAGGCAAAAGCAGAGGCGGAATCTAAACGCCTTCAAGGACAAGGTATCGCTGACCAACGTAGAGAGATTGCTCAAGGACTAGTAGAGAGCGTGGATGTATTGAATAAAGTTGGAATTAACTCACAAGAAGCTTCAGCTTTAATAGTGGTTACTCAGCATTATGATACACTTCAGTCTGTAGGTGCGGATAGTAGATCTAACTTGATCTTACTACCTAATGCTCCATCAGCAGCTAGTGATATGTTGACGAATATGATAGCATCATTTGCTGCAAGTAGCAAGATGAAAGAAATGAGTATAGATAACGGTAATTCTAATCGTTATGATGGATCTTCTACCAGAAATGATAATAGTAGTCACGGCGGGTATGAACAAGCCTTAGAAGACGAATAA
- the gltX gene encoding glutamate--tRNA ligase has product MAKQVRVRFAPSPTGPLHIGGVRTALFNYLFAKKHNGVFYIRIEDTDQNRFVPGAEAYILEALEWLGISPDETIGKNEKFGPYRQSERKELYKQYADQLIENGWAYYAFDTAEELDELRKVAEAEGKTFIYNHTNREQLSTSIKLSKDEVATKIANGDAYVIRFKTPVGETLHLKDIIRGDIKFETSLLDDKVLYKSDGMPTYHLANIVDDHLMETSHVIRGEEWLPSMPLHELLYKAFGWEAPEFAHLPLILKPVGNGKLSKRDGDKLGFPVFPLDWQDPTSGEKSSGYRERGFYPETVVNFLALLGWNDGTDQEIFSLEELVEKFDLTRVHKAGAKFDPEKNKWFNQHYLKLQSDADLAVAYQAILKEKGIDASDAYVEKVVGLIKERATFVVDFYELSDFFFVKPTEYDAKALKNWKEDTSDIMNQVAAVIKSIESFEAKNIETIVKDWINEQGIGMGKVMQPLRLSLVGAVKGPDLFDIIEMIGKEETIERLAIAVEANK; this is encoded by the coding sequence ATGGCTAAGCAAGTTCGTGTGCGTTTTGCACCAAGTCCAACAGGACCTTTACACATTGGTGGCGTAAGAACCGCATTATTCAATTATTTATTTGCTAAAAAGCACAATGGTGTATTCTATATTAGAATTGAGGATACAGACCAAAATCGCTTTGTACCTGGAGCAGAAGCTTATATTTTAGAGGCTTTAGAATGGTTAGGGATTTCACCTGACGAAACTATTGGTAAGAATGAGAAGTTCGGACCTTATAGACAGAGTGAACGCAAGGAATTATACAAACAATATGCTGATCAACTTATAGAGAACGGTTGGGCATATTACGCTTTTGATACAGCTGAGGAATTAGATGAATTGAGAAAAGTAGCAGAAGCTGAAGGAAAGACGTTTATATACAATCATACCAATAGAGAGCAGTTAAGCACATCTATTAAGTTAAGTAAGGATGAGGTAGCTACTAAGATAGCGAATGGTGATGCGTACGTTATACGCTTTAAAACACCAGTTGGAGAGACATTGCACTTAAAGGATATTATCAGAGGTGATATCAAGTTTGAGACAAGTCTATTAGACGACAAAGTATTGTATAAGAGTGATGGTATGCCGACTTACCACTTAGCTAATATCGTGGATGACCATTTAATGGAGACTTCACATGTGATTAGAGGAGAAGAATGGTTGCCATCTATGCCATTACACGAGCTATTATATAAAGCATTCGGATGGGAAGCACCTGAGTTCGCTCACCTTCCACTAATCCTTAAGCCAGTAGGTAATGGTAAATTATCTAAGCGTGATGGTGATAAACTTGGTTTCCCAGTTTTCCCATTAGATTGGCAAGATCCTACATCAGGAGAGAAATCTTCAGGATATAGAGAGAGAGGATTCTACCCTGAGACAGTGGTAAACTTCCTTGCTTTATTAGGTTGGAATGACGGAACAGATCAAGAGATTTTCTCTTTAGAAGAGTTAGTAGAGAAGTTTGATTTAACACGTGTACACAAGGCTGGGGCTAAGTTTGACCCAGAGAAAAACAAGTGGTTTAATCAACATTATTTAAAGCTTCAGAGTGATGCTGACTTAGCTGTGGCTTATCAAGCTATCCTTAAGGAAAAAGGTATTGATGCATCTGATGCTTATGTAGAGAAAGTAGTCGGACTTATTAAAGAGAGAGCTACATTCGTAGTTGATTTCTATGAGTTAAGTGACTTCTTCTTTGTAAAACCAACAGAGTATGATGCTAAGGCATTAAAGAATTGGAAAGAAGATACTTCTGATATTATGAATCAAGTAGCTGCAGTGATTAAGAGTATCGAATCATTTGAAGCAAAGAATATTGAGACAATCGTTAAAGATTGGATCAATGAGCAAGGTATCGGAATGGGGAAAGTAATGCAACCCCTACGTCTAAGTTTAGTTGGAGCTGTTAAAGGTCCAGACTTGTTTGATATCATCGAAATGATCGGAAAAGAAGAAACAATCGAAAGATTAGCAATAGCTGTAGAAGCTAATAAATAG
- a CDS encoding DUF6327 family protein has product MKKSYSSIEEINADLEILKVQKDIHYYKIFQSVDNIKEELTPNNLVRNTFGTVTSFVKGSNNAQAFLISAAMKYFFKKIRNNK; this is encoded by the coding sequence ATGAAGAAGTCATATTCCTCTATTGAAGAAATTAATGCTGATTTAGAGATTCTGAAAGTTCAGAAAGATATTCATTACTATAAGATCTTTCAATCTGTAGATAATATCAAAGAAGAACTAACACCAAATAATCTCGTTAGGAATACTTTTGGTACTGTTACGTCCTTTGTCAAAGGATCTAATAATGCTCAAGCTTTTCTGATATCCGCGGCAATGAAATACTTTTTCAAAAAGATACGAAATAATAAATAG
- a CDS encoding phenylacetate--CoA ligase family protein, translating into MDISRIDYQSAEDILTYQEQRLQEVLAYVNANSPYYKELFEEEGIDVSKIKTLEDLQQLPLTTKDEVQRRNDDFFCVPKTAIIDYATTSGTLGDPVTFGLTDSDLDRLAENEYQSFKIAGVQKGDVVQLMTTIDRRFMAGLAYFLGLRKLGAGVIRVGAGIPQLQWDSILQYQPKYVIAVPSFLLKLIDYAEKNGIDYNNSSVQGVICIGESLRKDDLSPSILAQRITDKWNIKLYSTYASTEMGAAFTECEHNVGGHVNPELIITEVLDEQNNVVADGELGELTVTTLGVEALPLIRFKTGDMVRKYSTTCQCGRHSYRIGPVEGRKKHMIKYKGTTLYPPAIFDLLNSFPQIKLYLVEVSTNEIGTDEIIIRIVTEDNSHEFSKNIKDTFRAKLRVAPKVAIEDFEVLQPIVFNPMSRKPITFIDKRS; encoded by the coding sequence ATGGACATCTCTCGTATAGATTATCAATCAGCCGAAGATATTTTGACTTATCAGGAGCAAAGGTTACAAGAAGTATTAGCTTATGTCAATGCGAATTCTCCTTATTATAAAGAGCTATTCGAAGAAGAAGGAATCGATGTAAGTAAGATAAAAACATTAGAGGATTTGCAACAATTGCCGTTGACTACAAAAGATGAGGTACAACGTCGAAATGATGATTTCTTTTGTGTACCGAAGACTGCAATTATCGACTATGCTACGACTTCTGGAACACTTGGGGATCCTGTTACATTTGGATTGACAGATAGTGATTTAGATCGTTTAGCGGAGAATGAGTATCAGTCATTTAAGATAGCTGGTGTACAGAAAGGCGATGTGGTACAACTGATGACGACTATTGATAGGAGGTTTATGGCGGGGTTAGCGTATTTCTTAGGACTTCGCAAGCTTGGTGCTGGAGTAATCCGCGTGGGTGCTGGGATACCACAACTACAGTGGGATTCGATCTTACAGTATCAACCAAAGTATGTAATCGCTGTACCTTCATTTTTATTAAAGTTAATCGACTATGCTGAAAAGAATGGCATTGATTATAATAACAGTAGTGTACAAGGGGTAATTTGCATAGGCGAATCACTTCGCAAGGATGATTTGAGTCCGTCTATCTTAGCACAGCGTATTACTGACAAGTGGAATATTAAGCTGTATTCTACGTACGCATCTACAGAGATGGGAGCAGCGTTTACAGAGTGTGAGCACAATGTAGGTGGGCATGTGAACCCTGAGTTAATTATCACAGAGGTATTAGATGAACAAAATAATGTAGTAGCTGACGGCGAGTTAGGTGAGTTAACAGTGACAACACTTGGGGTAGAAGCATTGCCATTAATTCGATTTAAGACAGGAGATATGGTGCGTAAGTATTCAACTACTTGTCAATGCGGAAGACATAGCTATCGCATAGGACCTGTGGAGGGACGTAAGAAACACATGATTAAATATAAAGGGACAACACTATATCCACCTGCTATCTTTGATTTACTGAATTCGTTTCCTCAAATTAAGTTATACTTGGTAGAAGTAAGTACAAACGAGATTGGAACTGATGAAATCATCATTCGCATCGTAACGGAAGATAACAGTCACGAGTTTTCTAAAAACATCAAAGATACTTTTAGAGCAAAGTTGCGCGTAGCTCCTAAAGTAGCGATAGAAGACTTCGAAGTACTACAACCAATTGTATTTAATCCGATGAGTCGAAAACCGATTACGTTTATAGATAAACGCAGTTAA
- a CDS encoding LysE family translocator, with protein sequence MFDNLLTGVTLGFFLSFMIGPVFFILIETSITRGFKAAIAFDIGVILADAVFFAIAFFSSFKLINAIKDDPALFLFGGMIMLTYGIISFVKLKKVQVHTLQLAPPNLRREYLNLFAKGFLLNFINVGVLGFWLGIIITLGPQMDMDPNKMFTFFGFTILAYFITDLFKIFLAKKLREKLTAKNILKVKKISSIVIIIFGLVIMIKGILPKSTENGINLPLSNLEKTK encoded by the coding sequence ATGTTTGATAATTTATTAACAGGTGTCACACTTGGATTCTTTCTAAGTTTTATGATAGGCCCTGTTTTTTTTATTCTTATTGAGACAAGTATAACTAGAGGTTTTAAAGCAGCTATTGCATTTGATATAGGTGTAATACTAGCTGATGCGGTATTCTTTGCTATAGCGTTTTTCAGTAGTTTTAAACTAATCAATGCAATAAAAGATGACCCTGCACTATTTCTCTTTGGAGGAATGATTATGTTAACTTACGGTATCATATCATTTGTAAAACTAAAGAAAGTACAGGTACATACCTTACAACTAGCACCACCAAATCTAAGACGTGAATACTTAAACCTCTTTGCTAAAGGATTCTTACTTAATTTTATTAATGTAGGAGTACTTGGTTTTTGGCTAGGTATCATCATCACATTAGGTCCTCAGATGGATATGGATCCTAACAAGATGTTTACCTTCTTTGGATTCACTATTCTAGCTTACTTCATTACTGACCTATTTAAAATATTCTTAGCTAAGAAACTACGAGAGAAGTTAACTGCTAAAAACATCCTAAAAGTAAAGAAGATCAGTAGTATCGTTATTATAATCTTCGGACTAGTAATCATGATAAAGGGGATATTGCCTAAATCAACTGAAAATGGTATCAATCTACCTCTTTCTAATCTAGAGAAGACAAAATAA
- a CDS encoding glutamine--tRNA ligase/YqeY domain fusion protein — MSTKEKSLNFIEQIIEEDIKNGLPTEKLHFRFPPEPNGYLHLGHASSICLNFGLGIKYNAPVNLRFDDTNPSKEEQEFVDAIKHDVEWLGYKWANEVYASDYFQQLYDWAVQMIKDGKAYVDSQTSEVMAQQKGTPTTVGVDSPYRNRSVEENLDLFERMKNGEFEEGTHILRAKINMAHTNMLMRDPIMYRIMKKAHHRTNNDWCIYPMYDWAHGESDYLESISHSFCTLEFLPHRELYDWFLDQIVDENNIRPKQREFARRNLSHTVVSKRKLARLVSEGFVTGWDDPRMSTISGLRRRGYTAASIVNYANTIGIAKRDNLIDVSLLEFCIREDLNKIAPRVMAVLDPVKLVITNYPEDYEEWLDAENNPEEEVMTYRKVPFSKELYIEQEDFKEEANNKFFRLTLGKEVRLKNAYIIKGESVVKDENGNITEIHATYDADSRSGSGSEASKRKVKGTIHWVSIPHAVEAEVRIYDRLFIDENPDGNKEVDFVEFVNPNSLQVVKGYLEPSLSTAVEGDKFQFQRLGYFCVDKESTANKLVFNKTVGLRDTWSKLEQK; from the coding sequence ATGTCAACAAAAGAGAAATCATTAAACTTTATTGAGCAAATCATTGAAGAAGATATCAAGAATGGTTTGCCTACAGAAAAACTTCATTTCCGTTTTCCGCCTGAGCCTAATGGTTATTTACATTTAGGTCACGCGAGTTCTATTTGTTTAAACTTTGGATTAGGTATTAAATACAATGCGCCTGTTAACTTGCGCTTTGATGATACCAACCCATCTAAAGAAGAACAGGAGTTTGTTGACGCAATCAAACATGACGTAGAATGGCTTGGGTACAAATGGGCAAATGAGGTTTATGCTTCTGACTATTTCCAACAGTTATACGACTGGGCTGTCCAAATGATTAAGGATGGCAAAGCATACGTAGACAGCCAGACTTCAGAAGTTATGGCGCAACAAAAAGGTACTCCAACTACTGTAGGTGTAGATAGTCCATATAGAAATCGATCTGTAGAAGAGAACCTAGATTTATTCGAAAGAATGAAAAACGGTGAATTCGAAGAAGGTACTCATATCTTACGTGCTAAAATAAATATGGCACATACTAATATGCTTATGCGTGACCCTATCATGTACAGAATCATGAAAAAGGCTCACCATAGAACGAATAACGATTGGTGTATTTACCCAATGTATGATTGGGCTCACGGAGAGAGTGACTACTTAGAGAGTATCTCACACTCATTCTGTACTTTAGAGTTCCTTCCTCACAGAGAATTATACGATTGGTTCTTAGATCAGATCGTTGATGAGAATAATATACGCCCAAAACAACGCGAGTTCGCTAGAAGAAACCTTTCTCATACAGTAGTAAGCAAGCGTAAACTAGCTCGTCTAGTAAGCGAAGGATTTGTGACTGGATGGGATGATCCACGTATGTCTACAATCTCTGGATTGCGAAGAAGAGGGTATACAGCGGCTTCTATTGTCAACTATGCTAATACGATTGGTATCGCGAAGAGAGATAACCTTATCGATGTATCTCTTTTAGAATTTTGTATTAGAGAAGATTTAAATAAAATTGCTCCTCGTGTTATGGCTGTTTTAGATCCTGTGAAGTTAGTGATTACTAACTATCCAGAAGATTATGAAGAATGGTTAGACGCTGAGAATAACCCGGAAGAGGAAGTTATGACTTACCGTAAAGTTCCGTTCTCTAAAGAGCTTTATATCGAGCAAGAAGACTTTAAAGAAGAAGCGAATAACAAATTCTTTAGACTAACACTTGGTAAAGAAGTACGTCTTAAAAATGCTTATATCATCAAAGGTGAAAGCGTAGTGAAAGACGAGAATGGAAACATCACTGAGATACACGCTACTTATGATGCAGACAGTAGAAGTGGAAGTGGAAGTGAAGCGAGTAAGCGAAAAGTAAAAGGAACTATCCACTGGGTATCTATACCACATGCTGTAGAGGCTGAAGTGCGTATCTATGATCGTCTATTCATAGATGAAAATCCTGATGGAAATAAAGAGGTTGACTTTGTAGAATTCGTTAATCCTAATTCACTACAAGTAGTTAAAGGATATTTAGAACCAAGCTTAAGCACTGCTGTAGAGGGGGATAAGTTCCAATTCCAAAGATTAGGTTACTTCTGTGTAGACAAAGAAAGTACTGCCAATAAATTAGTATTTAATAAAACTGTAGGTTTAAGAGATACATGGTCAAAACTTGAACAGAAATAA